A portion of the Lolium rigidum isolate FL_2022 chromosome 1, APGP_CSIRO_Lrig_0.1, whole genome shotgun sequence genome contains these proteins:
- the LOC124673821 gene encoding 26S proteasome regulatory subunit RPN13-like, whose amino-acid sequence MGSSETLQDVMCEFRAGKMSLEGTRVVPDTRKGLVRIGRGEEGLIHFQWLDRGQNFAEDDQIVFPDEAVFEKVTASSGRVYILKFKHDDRKIFLWMQEPNADGDSQICRQVNAYINRPMDADAVSIEAEMSHEDTADDDISSRAGNLVDQSMTSDLAGEVTSAAGPVRLSDLQRILSAIQPSDVMADPDAGLGLGDILKPDLVLPLIESLPIEQLASHLPEGSWTAGDILELLQSPPLRQQLDAFTHVLRTGQIDLAQFGVDPSKYKFTVASFLEALEDSVAKAREGGDKDSEPKRGGENDPMDES is encoded by the exons ATGGGGAGCAGCGAAACCCTCCAG GATGTAATGTGTGAGTTTCGTGCTGGGAAGATGTCTCTTGAGGGAACACGTGTGGTCCCAGACACACGCAAGGGGCTTGTTCGTATTGGAAGG GGTGAAGAAGGCTTGATTCATTTTCAATGGCTTGACCGTGGACAAAACTTTGCTGAAGAT GATCAAATTGTCTTCCCTGATGAGGCTGTCTTTGAAAAG GTTACGGCATCTTCTGGAAGGGTGTACATCTTGAAGTTCAAGCACGATGACAGGAAAATTTTCCTATGGATGCAG GAGCCAAATGCTGACGGGGACTCACAAATATGCCGCCAAGTTAATGCCTACATAAATCGACCCATGG ATGCGGATGCAGTTTCTATTGAAGCAGAAATGTCACATGAAGATACAGCTGATGATGACATCTCTTCCAG AGCTGGGAATTTAGTTGATCAGAGCATGACCTCTGATTTGGCTGGTGAAGTGACGTCTGCCGCTGGACCTGTAAGATTGTCAGACCTGCAGAGAATATTGAGTGCTATACAACCATCAG ATGTTATGGCAGATCCTGATGCTG GATTAGGACTAGGAGACATCTTGAAGCCTGACTTGGTATTGCCACTGATTGAATCTTTGCCCATTGAGCAGTTGGCATCACATCTTCCTGAG GGATCATGGACTGCAGGTGATATTCTTGAACTACTGCAAAGTCCTCCTTTACGGCAGCAACTAGATGCTTTTACGCAT GTGCTACGGACTGGCCAAATAGATCTTGCTCAATTTGGAGTGGACCCTAGTAAAT ATAAATTCACAGTTGCTTCATTCCTCGAGGCATTGGAAGACTCTGTGGCAAAGGCTCGTGAGGGTGGAGACAAGGATTCGGAGCCCAAGAGAGGTGGTGAAAATGATCCAATGGACGAAAGTTGA